A segment of the Hemicordylus capensis ecotype Gifberg chromosome 6, rHemCap1.1.pri, whole genome shotgun sequence genome:
CCTAGGCAGTCATTATGATTGAATTATTCACTTCTGTGATGTATCTTCTTTTCATTGATTGATGCAGTTACAATTTACTTTTAACAAGGGTAATAAATTGTCAAATGTAAATTCTTTACTTTtgtaaaaaagttttaaaaaacttttcaaaattttgaaattttgtgtagttttttttttttactttaacgcctccccccaccccccagtgtgCCCACCATggttgcaagcagccatggcagagacATGACCAAAAAATGAGGTCAATGGAGTGctggctccattaacctcatttaagaggatggCTACATAAGTGAGTTTGCCACCGTGGAGAAACTGGGCTCGCCCTCGAGCTCATTGGTTCTCACAAgctgcagaaaccaggctgggcccccttagcctggtttctgctgcttgtgagaacagcttcattgtcAGATAGTGGGCAATTCTGCATTATACAATACACAGTTGGAGAAACAGTAGTTTCTTTAGACAATGACCTAATACACACAGGTGCTGCTTGGAGAAAATGACCTAATACATACACACAGGTGCCTCAATAAAGAAACAACAACCAAAGAAAACTCAGATAAACAAAACATTTAGGGAAAACATTGCTATTAGTACTGGAAGAGAGATATTGGGGCTTGTGGGGAAGTAAATACTCATTgcggctattctgacaatcaggaaaaatcgggctagcccaagagcctagcccaatttttcccgatcatcagaaccaccatgcttggctactagcctggtgcttctagagtgggtaacccgctgaagaacccctgccccaaaaccaggtttgcccCCAAACTAGTGAGTGCTCAGCAGACCTGATTTTAtagcttgtgagtagccatggcgtggctttgtgccgtgcctactcatgagaaaacccctggaggggaggcgaaaagccacctcctggctccgagggtctcgccagcatgccctgcacgctcatgaagggcatgctggagcttgcagggaccaattggcccctgctccccccagcccccaccagctccatctcagatctggcaatcgtgtgggcagccaatccggcagcccagggctccctccccgatcaccgccccaaactgggtctcacggatcataaGACCCAGCTCATTTTCACTAAGATGCTACTACTATTGAACACCCACCTGCATCTTTTATACATGGATCTATGATCATGCAGTCTCAGTGATAAAAATAGCAagagaaacaaacagaaaactaCAAATGCTTAGTTCCAGAAAAGTACAGAGAAGGATGAAAGAGCAACGTAGGCTGTATATTTGGATATCAGAGGGTGTATAAGTATGATGCGGGCAGCTGAGAAATAAAGAAATAGTAAAGGATAATTGGTTTAGCACTTCCTCAATTTAATAGGAGGCTTGTTTAGATTAACGAATACCAGATTCATGAACAAACCACACTTTTTTCAACCAAGACTTTGGCCTGTGTGAGACTTATGTTGTTATACATTCTCCTTGCTTTTTCTAAGGTCTCTGTATCCCACAATGATTCAGCAcgtgtaaaaattaaaaattatccCTTCCTAGTCGAGGTACCtcaggtgtgtgggtgtgtgtttaaTATAGGTGGTACTTTTTCTTGCAACACAAAGTCCAAATCCAACAAATATTGAAAACTGTCCTGGATATTTAAATAGTTTGATATTGTTATAGATAGATATGGGGTTTTCCAGGAATAGTTTCAATCATAATTAGAAATTCTACCCTTTTTTCTTTTGTGCCCAAAGAGGTGCTAAAGTCTGAGTAGAAACAGTCCACACACAGTCCATAAGTTCTTATTAACCTTATTCATTAGGCTAAGTTGCAACCGCAAAGCAAGATTTTCTGGTTCAAATGCTGGGAGTCTCAGATGCATGTCATGTTGGAAAGATTATCCACTAGGTGAATGCAACAGGCCAGAGATTATTACTATAGTTTCCAACTGTCCAGCTACatcccattcacatgtaatgtgaaacagGAGTTGAAGATGTCAGAGCTTGACAAACCTGTACGTCCGAATGCAGGACACCACACTGAAACTCCAGTTCCTATGGAGACCAGCCTGGGGTTTCACTCTCCAGACTcccatttgaacctttggttgtAGTGAGTTTAGCCACAAGTTGTGGCTAAAGTTAGTCACAacttgtgttatgtgcaaatgcagaactgcaggctcagtgttctggaactggagttgaggagaaagctcttccctctctctggtagtgattggctgtgcaggctgctctTCATGCAATAAGGAAGCCCACAGAGCCAGTTCTCCCACTCCTTGCAGCCTCCCTGACTGTAGAGAACTTGTTCTCCATTATGTCctaatttggacaggagagcagagaggggtggggagcagaactgcagCTCCATTGAACctacagttctgtgttacatgtgaatgcagccctaGTCTCCGGAAAGTACCTTCTAATCATGGCTTGATATGCAGAAATGActaaatgaggctattcacacgtgtgcaggaaactgggctaagggtgcCCAGTTTCCCCTGCGTGTGTGAAATGCCATGAGCTGTGCGGCTGCCGGTGGCTAGTCTGCCTAATTGCCCccgttaaacgaggttagcggagtgagcagtCCACTAACCCCGCTTTTCAGaatgtgagttgccatggtgcagctaCGCACCGCAGCGACTcccaaggagacccccaactgggaggttgcaacaagcctcccggcacagGGGCCTCCCCAGCATGTCCTGCGCACACGGGGggaatgctgggacttctgggggctgggcggcctccaattcctgccacccctacccacTCCGTGATGAAGCTGGTAATCATGAGGCCAATTGGGCTGTCCAGGGCAGGCTAGccgctcatgtgcagggagaacaggcttgTCCCACTCTCTCCGccaaaccccatccagctctccacactgcgaGTCATGGCGGGCCATTTAAACAacagggctattctcacgatcagcaaaaaatcgagctaggagagcctagcccgatttttgctggtcatgtaaaccaccgggctcgcaggcgagcccggtggtttacattacaagcgggtaacccgcttaattgctcCTGCacttagccgaggttagtggagcgtgcgctccgctaaccccttctttgtgctcgtgtgttgctgcggtatggctccgcactgcagcaactcatgagtagacccccgaccgggagtctaaaaagcagcctccctgctcagggggtctctccagtcttgagcttctggggggcatttggcccccaatccccgcagctcccaccagctccgtaacagagccggcagtcgtgtgggcagctgctacggccacccagggctgcttccctgcttgtctgtggggagagcaggcttagcccactctacccacaaaccctctggaggcaagtctcaccgatcgtgaaaCCCAACTCACTATTTAAGTGGCCCACCACTTAAATAACCTTTTGTTGTTTAACTAATACATCATTTTCCCCTGGGCCCCTGGGCACAGGCCAGGACACTTCTTAAATAGTGCATAATGGATGCAAAGTACCAAATTGACCTAGGCAGGGCCCCAAACCTCCTCATCCCTTAAAGCCTAAGATACATAGTGGAACCTGCTGCATATCTAATGCAGCTAGAGGCCTCTAACCACAGAAGGGTCACTGCAGCACCCTACCTTTGGCTGTGTTGGTTGGAAGATACAAGATCCCCTTCCCAGAATGTCTGTGCCCTTGTGATGCTGGGCAAGTTAAAACCACCAAGCACGTCCTTCTACACTGCTGACTTTATAGAGACATCCACAAGGCCGCAAAAGCAAGGCCTCAAAAGGCCACATCTCCCTACTACTTTATGACTTCAGCCTTTCATAACACATAGAAGTGATTCTCACAAGcaacagaaaccaggctaaggtagCCCAACtcagtttttgctgctcgtgtgcaccaGCAGGAGCTGCATGTCTCCTCGTGGTGGCTCAGTGGCAACCCCACTTACagagcctgctgcttaacccgGGTTTGGGGCATGAATGTGCCCTCCAAAAATGGGTTACTGGATCATGTGTCTGCCGCAGCTACTTGCAGCTTCAGCGGGCACATTAGGGGAGGGAGATCCCAGAAATATGCTATGCATTGTGCACCCGCTGGGGCTCTAGGGGTGAGGCATCAcactggggctctggggagtgTGGTGTTGCACAGTGGCActtcccttcacctgacccccagagctgccagcaAGGTCTGGGCGGACAGCAGGAGAGAAGCTGCTTTTCTGTGCCGCCAATCCACCTGCCAGAGCACTGGCTGCGATCGGCTGCCGGAGGTAagcgcttttgggcttcctccccacaaaagagggtagTCTTCTTACACGATCATGAGACTAGCTTCATAATGTTGTACAAAAAGTGTACAAAATTCACTGGGATCTGACTGCCAGCAAGAATTAATCAGGTCTTACACAGCTCATGCTTGCACTGCCACTCCTGTTACCCAGTTATACAGGTTCCATTTTATCATATTTTGATCAAATCTTAATTCTAACTTAACTATTTTATAACTTGTCATAAATTTCACTCTTATGCTCACAGTCTCTATCTTCTTATCCTCTATGCATTTACTTTAGCttattttagttaattttatAACACTCCATAAATCTTAGTTCAACAGTAATAAGATTTTAGCCTTAACGTTACAGTTACTGTCCCCATAGGCagagagccaggtctcacgatcaatgagacctggCTCCTGAGAGTACacggggagagagccctgggcggctggatcagccgcacacacgattgccggctccgtgatggagccggcaggggctgaggacctcgggggccgtgtggcccccagaagagagtgcagagcatactggggagacccccggagctgggaggcggcttttcacatcccctctgggggtctactcacgatcaggcagcctgggtttgcggagcactctaAAGAGCAAGATATTAAAAactgccttctccattgctgccccaaggctttgagaCACACTTTATGCTGAAataaagagcctccccatctcttacaacttttaaaaagccagtcaaggcacatttgttcacccaggctttaaattagccattgttttaactgtgttttaattgtgttttaatagttttaacattttaaattttaatgtgtttaatctttttattggcttttattgtcttgtaaaccacccagagaactcgcattttgggcactataaaaatgtaatgaataaaaaaatagataaataaatagataaataaatagatagatagatagatagatagatagatagatagatagatagatagatagaataaaataagagggtagcccttctcactgattgtgagaaaggcttTATTGATTGTATACAAAGGGGAAAAGCAATCACAACAGTAACTTTAACGTCTACCTGCCCTTGGGAGGAGATTAAAAAAATCTACTCAGGAAAACATTTGTTTCTCCCCAGTCCCCATCAGGGAAGCAACATTTTCTTCATGTACAGAATGCATGAGAttataaattcatttttaaaaggctaatATGTAGGGAAGGTATTagaatccccccacccctcacaatCTGTATACTCAACAAATTTTATAGATTAAATTTGTGGTTGTTAGTATATGTTACCTTAATAGATGCACATGGCAGCTGCTTATGCTGAATATTTTGGTAAGAAACAGGATTAATGCATTTTTGATTGCTTGGTTCCCTACATAACCCAGGATAATAGTAGCCAGCTTGCTTGACCAGGTATGAACAGGTATGTTTGGGAAAATATATTCAATGTCAGATCAATAAGGCATACATCCATTAATCAATAAATCCTCATGTAATTGGTTAGGTTTCTCTTCTTTAATTGGACCACCTTATAAAGAGATCTAGCAGTCCTCTTTTGCTGCTTCTGAAAGAAGCTTTTGCATGTGGGACTGAAGGACTAGCAGGCTGCAGAATTGTCCTCTGAAAAGTGCTGAAGGTTTCCTGCTTGAAGGCAAGAGACTAGCTAGAGTAGACTGTGCAGAAAGATTGTTGTTCGCCCAATACACTAACAGTGGGTATGATTAGATGTTCTGCTTGGGAAAGCtgctaaaaaaaaatctgctttgcATTTACAGAGACACGGGAGAACATCATTGAAATGTTTCATGCTTTATATTTTAGTGCAAATTCTCAGTTTCCCCTTTCCTTCCATGTGCAGCGTCAGTCTGAATCAGAAAGCATCCAACACAACCATGGTGACAGAATTCCTACTCCTGGGATTCACTGATAGCATTGAACTGCAGATGTTACACTTCATACTATTCCTACTGATTTATTTGATAGCCATGATAGGGAATCTTCTCCTGATCCTTGTTGTAGCTGTGGACTCCCGTCTTCATACTCCTATGTACTTCTTTCTGGCTAACTTATCCATCCTTGATATCTGCTACATCTCTGTCACCATCCCTAAATCCATAGATGTCTCCTTTACTGGCATCAGGTCAATTTCCTTCTTCGGTTGCATGGCCCAGATCTTTTTGGGAATCACCTTTGGGTCTGTAGAAATGGCTCTCCTCACAGTCATGGCCTATGACCGCTACATCGCAATATGCTACCCACTGCATTACCACATCATCATGAATAAGGTGAAGTGTTCCAGTATGGCAGCTGGTTGCTGGGTGATTAGCATTATCTATTCTGCACTGCACACCCTGAACATCATCATCTTGCCATTTTGTGGGCCAAATGACATCAATCAGTTATTTTGTGATATTCCTCAAGTCCTAAAGCTTGCTTGCTCTGACACATTTGGCCATGAGAGGGCAATCCTTGTATGTGGTATTGTTTTGGGTGCAATTATCTGCTCTTCAATCAGTGCGTCCTATGTCCACATATTTTCTACTATCCTAAAAATCCCTTCCTCACAAGGTAAGCACAAAGCTTTTTCCACATGTTTTCCCCATcttatggttttctttttatttatcatTACTGGGATGTTCACATACATGAAGAAAGGTTCAGAAGTTTTGTTCTTCAATGAAATCTTGGCAGCTCTCTTATATTCTATAGTGCCACCAATAGCCAATCCAATAATTTACAGCTTGAGAAACAAGGAGATCAAAAAGGCCCTAAGACATTTGATGAACAAAGTGCTCTCCATCAAAGAGGTGACTTCAGAAAAGTCAAAGGGAAATGAGTAATAATGAAAacaccctggctgacatccagactaatgatgcATTTGCATAGGGGATGTTCACTAGCACACAGCTCCTTTGTGCTAAGGCTAGAGCTCGCATTCTACACAAGTGTTGCACTAGTATGTTTCTGCTGATGCAAATGGCACACAACTTGTAGCATTCCTCATACATTGCAAAGGGACCTTTCGTGGAAGAGCACAATAGCACAGTTCTGAAGATCACCATGATTTCCCATAGCTGCATGGTCGTTTTGCCCTAGTGCAATGTTGCTCATTGCACAAGTGcatcattaatcaggatgtcagctgctggCATTAATTTGCAGTTATTTGATCTCAATATGTATTCTTGTTAACTCCTGTTTTAAATAGCATTCTGAATTATAGAGATCTTTGATTTAGAGGTTCTGGAGCAAAAGGCACATAAAACATTCATCTCAGGTCCATATTTTACACTATTTTTGCAATGTTTGTCTACAAGAGATGCAACGTAGTTCAATGCATGTATCACTGGAAGTAAGGGTCAGATTAGACATTACTTAAAACATGggcttgtttctttctttttaaatgacacATCGCAGCCAGTGTAGGTACCCATGGCTTGGGACTGCAGAAGAGAGCATTTAAACTTACCacttgccatggtcctgatcaaTGGTAGGTAG
Coding sequences within it:
- the LOC128331255 gene encoding olfactory receptor 14A16-like, which codes for MVTEFLLLGFTDSIELQMLHFILFLLIYLIAMIGNLLLILVVAVDSRLHTPMYFFLANLSILDICYISVTIPKSIDVSFTGIRSISFFGCMAQIFLGITFGSVEMALLTVMAYDRYIAICYPLHYHIIMNKVKCSSMAAGCWVISIIYSALHTLNIIILPFCGPNDINQLFCDIPQVLKLACSDTFGHERAILVCGIVLGAIICSSISASYVHIFSTILKIPSSQGKHKAFSTCFPHLMVFFLFIITGMFTYMKKGSEVLFFNEILAALLYSIVPPIANPIIYSLRNKEIKKALRHLMNKVLSIKEVTSEKSKGNE